A window of the Lolium perenne isolate Kyuss_39 chromosome 7, Kyuss_2.0, whole genome shotgun sequence genome harbors these coding sequences:
- the LOC127312581 gene encoding putative F-box/FBD/LRR-repeat protein At1g78840 produces the protein MATRGGAKKRKCRKDELDAGVTPPASEKPEDGESPDLISNLHPDVLRRIVSLLPTKDGARSQSLSTRWRDLFRSAPLNLGVELRRDDEPAPSSLVSRILADHRAPCRRLSLTWYGYKSGFVSPLLSHWLQSPALNGLAEFDLWQNRKENGKEYWRVPREDPYMLPLSVLRFSPTLRILSIKCTGYMIRFPSMATLAGDVHFPHLKQLTFKGLIISEGDLHGVISGCPVLQSLVLSELDGVRGIRINSSTLRRLGVCTDLRDAPEEMLQEVIIEDAPLLEKLLLSGTDEELSIRVICAPKLDFLGSLPEGFSKTKLETTFFQRTSVASLMSVVRTVKVLILRMSPPSADDAIDFVTFFPCLEKLYAVLYRDVASKRARHHFPLDYIECFELHLKKIVLINYHGTKRDVDFARFCLLNARVLQHMEFATRLPSHRKKCDPKWLDDQLTKLQLDNIASQGIQINFAGDSYFGDEIHIGDIHNLAAADPFDRSLCRCHTVDFL, from the exons ATGGCCACCCGCGGCGGAGCCAAAAAGCGAAAATGCCGCAAGGACGAGTTGGACGCCGGCGTCACACCGCCGGCGAGCGAGAAGCCTGAAGACGGAGAAAGCCCCGATTTGATCAGCAACCTCCACCCCGACGTTCTCCGCCGCATCGTGTCGCTCCTCCCCACCAAGGACGGCGCCCGCAGCCAGTCCCTGTCCACCCGGTGGCGCGACCTCTTCCGCTCCGCGCCGCTCAACCTCGGCGTGGAGCTCCgccgcgacgacgagcccgcccccTCCAGCCTCGTCTCGCGGATCCTCGCCGACCACCGCGCGCCCTGCCGCCGGCTCTCATTGACCTGGTACGGCTACAAATCTGGCTTCGTCTCCCCACTATTGAGCCACTGGCTCCAGTCGCCAGCCCTCAATGGCCTCGCCGAGTTCGATCTGTGGCAAAACCGCAAGGAAAATGGTAAGGAATATTGGCGAGTGCCCAGAGAGGACCCGTATATGCTGCCGCTGTCCGTGCTCCGGTTTTCGCCCACCCTCCGCATCCTCAGCATCAAGTGCACCGGCTACATGATCCGTTTCCCCTCCATGGCCACCCTGGCCGGCGATGTACATTTCCCCCACCTCAAACAGCTCACCTTCAAAGGTCTCATCATCTCGGAGGGTGACCTCCATGGCGTTATTTCTGGGTGCCCTGTGCTACAGAGCTTGGTGCTTAGTGAATTAGATGGTGTCCGTGGCATTCGCATCAACTCGTCCACCCTTCGGAGGCTAGGTGTGTGCACTGATTTGAGAGATGCACCAGAGGAAATGTTGCAGGAAGTGATTATTGAGGACGCCCCTCTCCTAGAAAAGTTGCTCTTATCTGGAACAGACGAAGAGCTATCAATTCGTGTGATTTGCGCACCCAAACTGGACTTCTTGGGTTCTCTGCCAGAAGGGTTCTCTAAAACCAAGCTGGAAACCACATTTTTTCAG AGAACTTCTGTTGCCAGCCTGATGAGTGTGGTGCGAACAGTCAAAGTTTTGATTTTGCGCATGTCACCTCCCAGTGCTGATGATGCCATTGACTTCGTCACCTTCTTTCCTTGCTTGGAGAAGTTATATGCCGTG TTATATAGGGATGTGGCATCAAAAAGAGCACGTCATCATTTTCCACTTGATTATATCGAATGCTTTGAGCTCCATCTCAAGAAAATAGTGCTGATAAATTATCATGGAACAAAGAGAGATGTAGATTTTGCAAGGTTTTGTCTTTTGAATGCAAGGGTGCTACAACATATGGAGTTCGCAACACGCCTTCCAAGCCATAGAAAGAAATGCGATCCTAAATGGTTAGATGATCAACTCACAAAGTTACAGCTGGATAATATAGCTTCTCAAGGTATACAGATTAATTTTGCTGGTGATTCTTACTTCGGTGATGAGATACATATTGGCGACATCCATAATTTAGCTGCTGCTGATCCCTTTGATAGATCGCTATGTCGATGCCATACTGTTGATTTCCTTTGA
- the LOC127312583 gene encoding glycosylinositol phosphorylceramide mannosyl transferase 1: MPMLPGMAKLLLQLKAAAVSAYRRNGNRRRHPVSPLPSRHPSGAGAGRLGPCFVAGLLALAAAATLTLGLALHRADPDADAPASSRGAGDGSGYAVVINTWKRYDLMKRAVAHYSGCAGVDAVHVVWSEPQDPPEALRQSVLNCSRLLRDGGAAEVRFVVNKQDSLNNRFRPIPELRTDAVFSVDDDLIVPCSTLRFAFNVWRSAPSAMVGFVPRIHWLADPGSNTKEYRYASWWSVWRTGTYSMVLSKASFFHRKYLDLYTNQMPPSIRDYVTKNRNCEDIAMSFLVANVTGAPPIWVKGRIFEIGSTGISSSKGHILQRSRCLSEFSSMYGHMPLVATTVKAVDGRSSWLW, translated from the exons ATGCCTATGCTGCCGGGGATGGCCAAGCTGCTGCTGCAGCTAAAGGCCGCCGCGGTGTCGGCGTACAGGAGGaacggcaaccggcgccgccaccCCGTCTCGCCCCTGCCCTCTCGCCACCCGTCCGGCGCCGGAGCCGGCAGATTGGGCCCCTGCTTCGTCGCGGGCCTCctcgccctcgccgccgccgccaccctcacGCTCGGCCTCGCCCTCCACCGCGCCGACCCCGACGCCGACGCCCCCGCCTCGTCACG CGGCGCCGGCGACGGCAGCGGCTACGCGGTGGTGATCAACACGTGGAAGCGCTACGACCTCATGAAGAGGGCCGTCGCGCACTACTCGGGCTGCGCCGGCGTCGACGCCGTCCACGTCGTGTGGAGCGAGCCGCAGGATCCGCCCGAGGCCCTGCGCCAGAGCGTCCTCAACTGCAGCCGCCTGCTCAGGGACGGCGGCGCCGCGGAGGTGCGATTCGTGGTCAACAAGCAGGACAGCCTCAACAACAGGTTCAGGCCGATCCCGGAGCTCAGGACCGACGCCGTCTTCTCCGTCGACGACGACCTCATCGTGCCGTGCTCCACGCTGCGCTTCGCCTTCAACGTCTGGCGGAGCGCGCCCTCTGCCATGGTGGGCTTTGTGCCTCGGATTCACTGGCTTGCTGACCCG GGTAGCAATACTAAGGAATACAGATATGCAAGCTGGTGGTCAGTCTGGAGGACAGGGACATATAGTATGGTTCTTTCCAAAGCAAGTTTTTTCCATAGGAAGTACTTGGATTTGTACACCAACCAGATGCCACCGTCTATTCGCGATTACGTGACAAAGAACCG GAATTGTGAGGATATCGCTATGTCTTTTCTTGTCGCAAATGTAACTGGAGCTCCACCAATATGGGTCAAAG GAAGGATATTTGAGATCGGATCGACCGGCATCAGCAGTTCAAAAGGCCATATTTTGCAGAGATCAAGATGTCTCAGTGAATTTTCTTCCATGTATGGCCATATGCCACTGGTAGCGACTACAGTCAAGGCTGTGGATGGCCGAAGTAGCTGGCTTTGGTGA
- the LOC127312582 gene encoding uncharacterized protein isoform X2: protein MGKASKDKRDIYYRKAKEEGWRARSAFKLLQIDQEFNIFHGVKRVVDLCAAPGSWSQVLSRNLYVPAKLTSDGKEGDLPLIVAIDLQPMAPIEGVIQVQGDITNARTAEVVIRHFDGCKADLVVCDGAPDVTGLHDMDEFVQSQLILAALTIVTHVLKVGGKFVAKIFRGKDTSLLYCQRLLQSAKTTLLLRGSRRKTCITF, encoded by the exons ATGGGCAAGGCCTCCAAAGACAAGAGG GACATCTACTACCGGAAGGCCAAGGAGGAGGGGTGGAGAGCTCGCAGCGCCTTCAAGCTCCTGCAGATCGACCAGGAGTTCAACATCTTCCACG GAGTGAAGCGTGTCGTTGATCTCTGCGCTGCTCCTGGGAGCTGGAGCCAG GTCTTGAGCCGCAATTTGTATGTTCCAGCAAAGCTAACATCTGATGGGAA AGAGGGTGACCTTCCTCTCATTGTCGCGATCGATTTGCAACCGATGGCTCCGATAGAAGGTGTTATACAAGTGCAGGGCGACATCACTAATGCTCGGACAGCGGAAGTG GTTATTAGGCACTTTGATGGATGCAAAGCAGACTTGGTTGTCTGTGATGGCGCCCCTGATG TTACCGGCCTTCATGACATGGATGAGTTTGTCCAGTCCCAGCTTATATTGGCG GCACTGACAATTGTGACTCATGTACTCAAAGTTGGTGGAAAATTTGTTGCCAAGATTTTCCGCGGTAAAGATACAAGTCTCCTGTATTGCCAG AGGCTTTTGCAGTCTGCGAAAACTACGCTCCTCCTGAGGGGTTCAAGGAGAAAGACCTGTATCACCTTCTAG
- the LOC127312582 gene encoding uncharacterized protein isoform X1 encodes MGKASKDKRDIYYRKAKEEGWRARSAFKLLQIDQEFNIFHGVKRVVDLCAAPGSWSQVLSRNLYVPAKLTSDGKEGDLPLIVAIDLQPMAPIEGVIQVQGDITNARTAEVVIRHFDGCKADLVVCDGAPDVTGLHDMDEFVQSQLILAALTIVTHVLKVGGKFVAKIFRGKDTSLLYCQLKLFFSQVTFAKPKSSRNSSIEAFAVCENYAPPEGFKEKDLYHLLEKVGTPSGADDLDCRSGWLEGPNKVYIPFLACGDLSGYDSDRSYPLPSTEGGGSYQSLDPVQPPIAPPYKTALEMKKASSHGAVADTGKSSLDS; translated from the exons ATGGGCAAGGCCTCCAAAGACAAGAGG GACATCTACTACCGGAAGGCCAAGGAGGAGGGGTGGAGAGCTCGCAGCGCCTTCAAGCTCCTGCAGATCGACCAGGAGTTCAACATCTTCCACG GAGTGAAGCGTGTCGTTGATCTCTGCGCTGCTCCTGGGAGCTGGAGCCAG GTCTTGAGCCGCAATTTGTATGTTCCAGCAAAGCTAACATCTGATGGGAA AGAGGGTGACCTTCCTCTCATTGTCGCGATCGATTTGCAACCGATGGCTCCGATAGAAGGTGTTATACAAGTGCAGGGCGACATCACTAATGCTCGGACAGCGGAAGTG GTTATTAGGCACTTTGATGGATGCAAAGCAGACTTGGTTGTCTGTGATGGCGCCCCTGATG TTACCGGCCTTCATGACATGGATGAGTTTGTCCAGTCCCAGCTTATATTGGCG GCACTGACAATTGTGACTCATGTACTCAAAGTTGGTGGAAAATTTGTTGCCAAGATTTTCCGCGGTAAAGATACAAGTCTCCTGTATTGCCAG TTAAAGCTGTTCTTCTCACAAGTTACATTTGCAAAGCCGAAGAGTAGCCGCAACTCAAGTATTG AGGCTTTTGCAGTCTGCGAAAACTACGCTCCTCCTGAGGGGTTCAAGGAGAAAGACCTGTATCACCTTCTAGAGAAAGTGGGGACTCCTTCAGGGGCCGATGATTTGG ACTGCAGAAGTGGCTGGTTGGAGGGACCAAACAAGGTCTATATCCCGTTCCTGGCCTGCGGCGACCTCAGCGGCTACGACTCGGACCGTTCGTACCCGCTTCCGAGCACGGAAGGCGGCGGCTCCTACCAGAGCCTGGACCCGGTCCAGCCTCCAATCGCCCCGCCGTACAAGACCGCGCTggagatgaagaaggcgtccagcCACGGCGCGGTAGCAGATACCGGCAAATCATCCCTTGACTCCTGA